A portion of the Acidobacteriaceae bacterium genome contains these proteins:
- a CDS encoding SDR family oxidoreductase translates to MPHFDNTLAIVFGGGRDIGAAISVALAKAGCKVALSYNSSNPEKVLSEVKAAGTEAFSAKVDAMDTAAVRKFVEDAQKHFNQPVGVLVNVVGGLVARKKMEEMDDAFWDYVLNLNLKSIFASTQAALPLMSDGGAIVNVASQAGRDGGGPGGIAYGASKGALMAMTRGLAKELGGRKIRVNAVCPGMIATKFHDDFTKPEVRERVAGMTPLGRQGDASEVADLVTYLASSEASFVNGTNVDINGGILFS, encoded by the coding sequence ATGCCTCACTTCGACAACACACTGGCGATCGTCTTTGGCGGTGGCCGCGATATCGGCGCCGCGATTTCTGTTGCTCTGGCCAAGGCCGGATGCAAGGTTGCCCTCAGCTACAACAGCTCAAACCCGGAGAAGGTGCTGAGCGAAGTGAAGGCTGCCGGCACGGAAGCCTTCTCCGCAAAGGTGGATGCGATGGATACTGCGGCTGTTCGCAAGTTCGTGGAAGACGCGCAGAAGCACTTCAACCAGCCGGTGGGTGTGCTGGTGAACGTGGTTGGCGGACTTGTGGCACGCAAGAAGATGGAAGAGATGGACGATGCGTTCTGGGATTACGTGTTGAACCTGAACCTGAAGAGCATCTTCGCCTCCACGCAGGCGGCGCTGCCGCTGATGAGCGATGGTGGCGCGATTGTGAACGTGGCGTCGCAGGCTGGACGCGATGGCGGCGGGCCTGGCGGCATCGCATATGGAGCGTCGAAGGGCGCGTTGATGGCGATGACTCGCGGGCTGGCGAAAGAGCTTGGAGGACGCAAGATCCGCGTGAATGCGGTGTGCCCCGGCATGATCGCGACAAAGTTCCACGATGACTTTACGAAGCCGGAAGTGCGCGAGCGTGTTGCGGGGATGACTCCGCTGGGACGCCAGGGCGATGCGAGCGAAGTGGCCGATCTGGTGACATATCTTGCTTCCAGTGAAGCGTCGTTCGTGAACGGAACGAACGTCGACATCAACGGCGGTATTCTCTTCAGCTAG
- a CDS encoding alpha/beta hydrolase: MMTIFKRSLLCATLCVSTVAFAQEPAKPVPSNDETAASEHVDTTPPGLPHIKAIEHKEIVYHHGSGVDQVLDVYEQPGGKAAPVIVYWHGGAWWKGQRPQSQGGFRPLINMGFSVVSVDYRLTGVAKAPAAVEDVRCSLAWVAKNAAQYHFDTSRIVAYGTSAGGHLALMAGYLPASKELDPPECGPVPKVAAVLDFYGIPDVYGVVASGIPLSKSTVRWVGGEGAKDPDSLKMAKAMSPNTYLRAGLPPTFIAHGDADPVVPYTQSTTLKADLTKLNVPVEMHTVAGAGHGKWTPPEMAAVWVDVLAFLQAQHIVTSK; the protein is encoded by the coding sequence ATGATGACGATCTTCAAGCGTTCTCTTCTCTGCGCAACTCTGTGCGTCAGCACGGTTGCGTTTGCCCAGGAGCCAGCAAAGCCGGTGCCGTCGAATGATGAGACGGCCGCGAGCGAACACGTTGACACAACGCCGCCGGGGCTTCCGCACATCAAGGCGATTGAGCACAAGGAGATCGTGTATCACCATGGCTCGGGCGTTGACCAGGTGCTGGATGTGTATGAGCAGCCGGGCGGCAAGGCTGCACCGGTGATCGTGTACTGGCACGGAGGAGCGTGGTGGAAGGGACAGCGCCCGCAGTCGCAGGGCGGGTTTCGGCCGCTGATCAACATGGGCTTCAGCGTGGTGAGCGTGGACTACCGGTTGACCGGTGTAGCGAAGGCTCCCGCAGCGGTGGAAGATGTTCGCTGCTCGCTGGCGTGGGTGGCGAAGAACGCGGCACAGTATCACTTCGACACGTCGCGCATCGTGGCGTATGGCACATCGGCAGGTGGGCATCTGGCGTTGATGGCGGGGTATCTGCCTGCGAGCAAGGAGCTTGATCCGCCGGAGTGCGGACCGGTGCCGAAAGTGGCGGCGGTGCTGGACTTCTACGGTATCCCGGATGTGTATGGCGTCGTGGCGAGCGGCATTCCGTTGTCGAAGTCCACGGTGCGATGGGTGGGCGGCGAAGGCGCGAAGGACCCTGACAGCCTGAAGATGGCGAAGGCGATGTCTCCCAATACGTATCTGCGGGCGGGGTTGCCGCCGACGTTCATCGCGCATGGCGATGCTGATCCGGTGGTCCCCTATACACAGTCGACGACGTTGAAGGCAGACCTCACAAAGCTGAACGTTCCAGTGGAGATGCACACGGTGGCTGGTGCCGGGCATGGCAAGTGGACTCCTCCGGAGATGGCTGCGGTGTGGGTGGATGTGCTGGCGTTTCTGCAAGCGCAGCATATTGTGACGAGTAAGTAA
- a CDS encoding LacI family DNA-binding transcriptional regulator, with protein sequence MSKPVRSTPSSPSKAISRAKRPATLADVAREAGVVAMTASRAINGTGYVSEAVRAKVQKAAQKLQYRPNMLARQLKGRRLNAIGVMLPDIANPFASELIEGMKQVLDPLGYTAFLTTAGRGVEQERAGLQALVDHRVDGLIVATRGTLIGNEAIKTLAQQGIPIVTIGRPIENVPVDCIAGDHYQGAFDVVSHLIKLGHKRIGFIGIAPEDSHTLRRHEGYAAALKQAGLTFRPEYTVGPANAPAFATQEDGYEGMQRLAALKNPPTAVFARNDFAAIGALRAAHELGLRIPEDIAIAGFDNIPLAAYSTPPLTTVQQPIREQGKLGAQMLVDRIEGKLKGPHQLQRMACQLVVRGSTDAKNSAGKKKKS encoded by the coding sequence ATGAGCAAACCGGTGCGTTCCACGCCCTCTTCTCCGTCGAAAGCAATCTCCAGGGCAAAGCGCCCCGCCACTCTGGCCGACGTAGCGCGCGAGGCAGGCGTTGTCGCCATGACTGCGTCCCGCGCCATCAACGGCACCGGCTACGTCAGCGAGGCCGTCCGCGCCAAGGTGCAGAAGGCTGCACAGAAGCTGCAATATCGCCCCAACATGCTGGCGCGGCAGCTCAAGGGCCGCCGCTTGAACGCCATCGGTGTTATGCTGCCGGACATCGCAAACCCCTTCGCCAGCGAGCTCATCGAAGGCATGAAGCAGGTGCTCGACCCGCTTGGCTACACCGCGTTTCTTACCACTGCGGGCCGTGGCGTTGAGCAGGAACGCGCAGGCCTGCAGGCTCTCGTCGACCATCGCGTCGACGGCCTCATCGTCGCCACACGCGGCACGCTTATCGGCAACGAAGCCATCAAGACGCTCGCCCAGCAGGGCATCCCCATCGTCACCATCGGTCGCCCGATCGAAAACGTCCCCGTCGACTGCATCGCAGGCGACCACTACCAGGGCGCCTTCGACGTCGTCTCGCATCTCATCAAGCTCGGCCACAAACGCATCGGCTTCATCGGCATCGCGCCGGAGGATTCCCACACTCTGCGTCGCCACGAAGGCTACGCCGCCGCGCTCAAGCAGGCTGGCCTCACCTTTCGCCCGGAGTACACCGTCGGCCCGGCCAACGCGCCCGCGTTTGCCACGCAGGAGGACGGCTACGAAGGCATGCAGCGCCTCGCCGCGCTGAAGAACCCGCCCACCGCTGTCTTCGCGCGCAACGATTTCGCCGCCATCGGCGCCCTGCGCGCCGCGCATGAACTCGGCCTTCGCATCCCTGAAGACATCGCCATCGCGGGCTTCGACAACATCCCGCTCGCGGCGTACAGCACACCACCGCTCACCACCGTGCAGCAGCCCATCCGCGAGCAGGGCAAGCTTGGCGCGCAGATGCTTGTCGACCGCATCGAAGGCAAGCTGAAAGGCCCTCACCAGCTCCAGCGCATGGCCTGCCAACTCGTCGTCCGCGGATCGACCGACGCGAAGAACTCAGCAGGGAAGAAGAAGAAGAGCTAG
- a CDS encoding DUF481 domain-containing protein — MMLRTKAILASAAFAALSCAAAFAQAKPAPDVVVFTNGDQMTGKFERFVGGSIVFKSDITGEQTIGLDKIKELHSATPFVAIKKKTHKQVETTHGAVSVEGKNIVLTPESGAPETIPAADLAFLIDEPTYQKEMSQHIGFFSGWNGTVTGGAAIVRSTTTSTTFTAGVGLIRAIPSVPYLPARNRTTFNLSETYGKQDAPTIPPTTPATPDAITKTNIFHADAERDQYLTAKRLYVLGTASFDHNYSLGLQSQQIYGGGLGWTPIKTPKQTLDLKGDVHYEMQTFFAAPGVAMQADVHLFGSTFTESYTRNLPKGMVFTESGDFLPGWTEMHAYSANGTATLTLPVWKRLAANVSTTDNYINNPSPYYKHNSYQFTTGLSYTLH; from the coding sequence ATGATGCTACGCACAAAAGCAATTCTCGCCTCGGCAGCCTTCGCTGCCCTGTCTTGCGCCGCGGCGTTCGCTCAGGCAAAGCCCGCGCCCGACGTCGTGGTGTTTACCAACGGCGACCAGATGACCGGTAAGTTCGAACGCTTCGTGGGCGGCTCGATCGTCTTCAAGAGCGACATCACCGGCGAGCAGACCATCGGGCTCGATAAGATCAAGGAACTGCACTCTGCGACCCCCTTCGTGGCGATCAAGAAGAAGACCCACAAGCAGGTGGAAACCACGCACGGCGCGGTTTCTGTAGAAGGCAAGAACATCGTCCTGACGCCTGAAAGCGGCGCGCCGGAAACCATCCCCGCAGCGGACCTCGCATTTTTGATCGACGAACCGACCTACCAGAAGGAGATGTCGCAGCACATCGGCTTCTTCTCCGGCTGGAACGGAACGGTGACCGGCGGGGCGGCAATCGTGCGCTCCACCACCACCTCGACGACGTTCACCGCCGGTGTTGGCCTGATTCGCGCGATTCCCTCGGTACCCTACCTGCCCGCGCGGAACCGCACGACATTCAACCTGTCGGAAACCTACGGCAAGCAGGACGCCCCGACGATTCCTCCCACCACGCCCGCCACCCCCGACGCCATCACGAAGACCAACATCTTCCATGCGGACGCGGAGCGCGACCAGTATCTGACCGCAAAGCGCCTATACGTTCTCGGAACAGCATCGTTTGACCACAACTACTCTCTCGGTCTGCAATCCCAGCAGATCTACGGTGGCGGTCTCGGCTGGACGCCCATCAAGACGCCTAAGCAGACACTCGACCTGAAGGGTGACGTTCACTACGAGATGCAGACATTCTTCGCCGCTCCTGGCGTTGCGATGCAGGCAGACGTTCATCTCTTCGGCTCCACCTTCACGGAAAGCTACACGCGCAACCTGCCCAAGGGCATGGTGTTCACCGAGTCGGGAGACTTCCTGCCCGGTTGGACCGAGATGCACGCCTACTCGGCAAATGGCACGGCAACGCTTACGCTTCCGGTCTGGAAACGCCTGGCCGCCAACGTCTCCACGACGGACAACTACATCAACAATCCGTCGCCGTACTACAAGCACAACTCCTACCAGTTCACGACTGGTCTGAGCTACACACTGCACTAA
- a CDS encoding lactonase family protein, whose protein sequence is MTTTRRHFLVAGAALPFAVRAFALRPEPRWVLLGTDTGDAIFRAPWNAATGEIGKQEVAIATARPDFFAMHPTLPVLYSVNSVGDGEKPNPARKPAVSSFRVKAATAELSLLNTVSSHGDGPCYIAVHPTGKALYVANYSAGSFAAYSLAKDGSLVDEPATLLNCHTEPVCGRVGPVSDRQDASHLHCTTLSPDGQYVVVCDLGTDSLLVFPLAPHTALPQVSGMHRTPARPGSGPRHVAFHPNGHWLYCVHELDGTIDLYDWNHGQPTLRTGSAMSTFAKGATRRGASGCELLISPDGRFAYTCNRGVDDVVVYRIEAKSGALQEQQRFPCGGKVPRIFAFDPSRRWLAVCNQSAPGTVAVFAHDPETGHVQPKPKIFAANTPMFLQWL, encoded by the coding sequence ATGACTACGACTCGCCGCCACTTCCTTGTTGCCGGAGCAGCTCTTCCCTTTGCCGTGCGCGCCTTTGCGCTGCGTCCTGAACCGCGCTGGGTGCTGCTTGGCACCGATACGGGCGATGCTATCTTCCGCGCCCCCTGGAACGCGGCGACCGGCGAGATCGGCAAGCAGGAGGTCGCGATCGCTACGGCGCGGCCAGATTTCTTCGCGATGCACCCGACGTTGCCGGTGCTTTACAGCGTGAACTCGGTGGGTGATGGCGAGAAGCCGAACCCGGCCCGCAAGCCTGCGGTTTCCTCGTTCCGCGTGAAGGCCGCAACGGCTGAACTTTCGCTGCTGAACACAGTCTCCTCGCACGGCGACGGCCCCTGCTATATCGCTGTGCACCCGACGGGTAAGGCGCTTTATGTGGCGAACTATTCGGCGGGCAGCTTCGCCGCGTACTCGTTGGCGAAGGACGGCTCGCTGGTGGATGAGCCCGCGACGCTGCTGAACTGCCACACGGAGCCGGTGTGCGGGCGGGTTGGCCCGGTGAGCGACAGGCAGGACGCCTCGCACCTGCACTGCACCACGCTTTCACCGGACGGCCAGTATGTGGTGGTCTGCGACCTGGGGACGGATTCCCTGCTGGTCTTTCCGCTGGCTCCGCACACGGCGCTGCCGCAGGTGAGCGGGATGCACCGGACGCCAGCACGGCCGGGCTCCGGGCCGCGGCATGTAGCGTTTCATCCGAACGGGCACTGGCTCTACTGCGTGCATGAGCTGGATGGCACGATCGACCTTTATGACTGGAACCACGGACAACCGACGCTGCGGACGGGTTCTGCGATGTCTACGTTTGCCAAGGGCGCGACCCGCAGAGGTGCAAGCGGCTGCGAGCTGTTGATCTCGCCGGACGGGCGCTTTGCGTACACCTGCAACCGTGGCGTGGATGACGTTGTGGTCTATCGCATTGAGGCGAAGAGCGGTGCGCTGCAGGAGCAACAACGCTTCCCTTGCGGCGGCAAGGTGCCGCGCATCTTTGCCTTCGATCCTTCGCGGCGGTGGCTGGCGGTATGCAACCAAAGTGCTCCGGGGACGGTTGCCGTCTTCGCGCATGATCCTGAAACCGGCCACGTACAGCCTAAGCCGAAGATCTTTGCGGCGAATACACCGATGTTTCTCCAGTGGCTGTGA
- a CDS encoding NAD(P)-dependent alcohol dehydrogenase — protein MIQTHGYAAPNATTDPQPFDFGHRELLANDVHIEIEFCGICHSDIHQARNEWGGSIYPMVPGHEIVGIVKAVGSSVSKFKVGDKAAIGCMVDSCRSCESCKSGEEQYCTNGGMTPTYNGKGRDGVPTFGGYATDIVADEKYVLSVPDSLDLAATAPLLCAGITTYSPLKHWNAGPGKKIGIVGLGGLGHMGLKFSHAFGAETVLFTTSASKVEDGKKLGADAVVLTREENWHAPHAGSFDFILDCVSADHDINPYLNLLKRDGVYCTVGLPEDPFQVAGFSIIGRRFMTGSMIGGIHETQEMLDFCAEKGIVSDIEMTTFDKLADAWQRVVKADVKYRFVLDCKELRK, from the coding sequence ATGATCCAGACCCACGGTTACGCCGCGCCCAACGCCACCACTGACCCCCAGCCCTTTGACTTTGGCCACCGCGAACTGCTGGCTAACGACGTCCACATCGAGATCGAGTTCTGCGGCATCTGCCACTCCGACATCCACCAGGCCCGCAACGAGTGGGGCGGCTCCATCTACCCCATGGTTCCAGGCCACGAGATCGTCGGCATCGTGAAGGCTGTCGGCTCGTCCGTCAGCAAGTTCAAGGTTGGCGATAAGGCCGCCATCGGCTGCATGGTTGACTCCTGTCGCTCCTGCGAAAGCTGCAAGTCTGGCGAAGAGCAGTACTGCACCAACGGCGGCATGACCCCGACCTACAACGGCAAGGGCCGCGACGGTGTTCCCACCTTCGGCGGTTATGCGACCGACATCGTTGCTGACGAAAAGTACGTGCTTAGCGTTCCTGATAGCCTCGACCTTGCCGCAACGGCACCGCTGCTCTGCGCAGGCATCACCACCTACTCGCCCCTGAAGCATTGGAACGCAGGCCCCGGCAAGAAGATCGGCATCGTTGGTCTCGGTGGCCTCGGCCACATGGGCCTCAAGTTCTCGCACGCCTTCGGTGCGGAGACGGTGCTCTTCACCACCTCGGCCAGCAAGGTCGAAGATGGCAAAAAACTTGGTGCTGATGCCGTTGTTTTGACGCGCGAAGAGAACTGGCACGCACCGCACGCTGGTTCGTTCGACTTCATCCTCGACTGCGTCTCGGCCGATCACGACATCAACCCCTACCTGAACCTCCTGAAGCGCGACGGCGTGTACTGCACCGTCGGCCTGCCTGAGGATCCGTTCCAGGTCGCAGGCTTCTCCATCATCGGCCGCCGCTTCATGACCGGCTCGATGATCGGTGGCATCCACGAAACACAGGAGATGCTCGACTTCTGCGCCGAGAAGGGCATCGTATCGGACATCGAGATGACAACCTTCGACAAGCTCGCCGACGCCTGGCAGCGTGTCGTCAAAGCAGACGTAAAGTACCGCTTCGTGCTCGACTGCAAGGAACTCCGCAAGTAG
- a CDS encoding GGDEF domain-containing protein → MYIDALLLIQDVQLLCFCVLFGFIALQHRGEPTRFWLWVSFLANAAGAILDFAAPHLPAWLARGVNLEMIPLSYALLNVALVHFVRRWRWTVTLSMGIVLAALPLQLLWSHRTDHVAGDALQDLTIGLVCLVSGAILLASTEKATEMARRLQSAFFFPFAAIEIGRAVLAFGPKLDPDKVWHVQLITAVAYVLSASVLPLAFFWMISSRSEAELSLLNLVDPLTQVLNRRGLRAALDREMLQLEEHGGTLSIAVLDLDSFKQLNDRYGHVSGDAVLAGVAKLLRSTLRGSDTVARLGGEEFVLLLPRTDSRSAAALMERVRIAIEKYEETSSPAGVIRTTISVGLTTTRAGFVGTATELLREADKALYCAKEEGRNQVRVFEKPQTTVN, encoded by the coding sequence ATGTACATTGACGCGCTCCTATTGATTCAGGACGTACAACTTCTCTGCTTCTGCGTTCTCTTCGGATTCATCGCGCTGCAGCATCGCGGAGAACCCACCCGGTTCTGGCTTTGGGTCAGTTTTCTGGCCAATGCTGCAGGCGCGATTCTCGACTTCGCCGCGCCGCATCTTCCAGCGTGGCTGGCCCGTGGCGTGAACCTGGAGATGATTCCGCTCTCGTATGCGTTGTTGAACGTGGCGCTGGTGCACTTCGTGCGCCGTTGGCGATGGACGGTCACGCTTTCCATGGGCATCGTACTAGCCGCGCTGCCGCTGCAACTGCTGTGGAGCCATCGCACCGACCACGTTGCGGGCGACGCGTTGCAGGACCTGACAATCGGCCTTGTATGCCTTGTCAGCGGCGCGATCCTCCTGGCGTCTACCGAGAAGGCGACGGAGATGGCGCGACGCTTGCAGAGCGCGTTCTTCTTTCCGTTTGCCGCGATTGAGATTGGCAGAGCGGTGCTTGCGTTTGGCCCGAAGCTCGATCCGGACAAGGTCTGGCATGTGCAGTTGATCACGGCCGTGGCGTATGTTCTGTCCGCTTCCGTACTGCCGCTGGCGTTCTTCTGGATGATCAGTTCGCGCTCCGAGGCGGAGCTGTCGTTGTTGAACCTGGTCGACCCGCTGACGCAGGTGCTGAACCGTCGCGGGTTGCGGGCAGCGCTTGACCGCGAGATGCTGCAACTCGAAGAGCATGGCGGCACGCTGAGCATTGCGGTTCTCGACCTGGACTCCTTCAAGCAGCTAAATGATCGCTACGGCCATGTGAGCGGCGACGCGGTGCTGGCAGGTGTGGCGAAGCTGCTGCGCAGTACGCTGCGCGGATCGGATACGGTGGCACGGCTCGGCGGCGAAGAGTTTGTGCTGCTGCTGCCGCGAACGGATTCGCGGTCGGCGGCTGCCCTGATGGAGCGGGTGCGCATCGCTATCGAAAAATATGAGGAGACCTCCTCGCCTGCTGGCGTGATTCGAACGACGATCAGCGTCGGACTGACGACGACGCGGGCAGGCTTTGTCGGTACCGCGACAGAGCTGCTGCGAGAGGCCGATAAGGCGCTTTACTGCGCGAAGGAAGAGGGACGAAATCAGGTGCGGGTGTTTGAAAAGCCACAAACAACCGTCAACTAG
- a CDS encoding energy transducer TonB, giving the protein MEEWWVSPSKWREVHTENGKSSTHMYVDQKEYLSPDPLPMEAALVTLHEAIVHPVQFMSDGGTAGLKPVEPQEHPEKFGSLALSCVERARAISSEDTIPLGLFPTFCVSADNALRVTSDSGVLIVANLSGKFQDHNVAVKLTGSQNNVPLFEAKIDSLRSMEDTPADWWTEGLEIYKGGAVRIGSGVMLGQRLSTVPPQYPASARAHHVSGAVLLRAIIGEDGHIRELEPVSFPSADLALESVRAVSQWTYKPYILNFKRTEVETSIVVNFNVY; this is encoded by the coding sequence ATGGAAGAGTGGTGGGTAAGCCCTTCTAAGTGGCGAGAGGTGCACACCGAGAACGGCAAGAGCTCCACTCACATGTATGTTGATCAAAAGGAGTACCTATCTCCAGACCCTCTGCCGATGGAAGCGGCACTGGTCACTCTGCACGAAGCCATCGTGCATCCGGTTCAGTTTATGAGTGATGGCGGAACCGCTGGCTTGAAGCCTGTGGAGCCTCAAGAGCATCCAGAAAAGTTTGGCTCCTTGGCGCTTTCCTGCGTGGAGCGTGCAAGGGCCATTTCCTCCGAAGATACGATTCCATTGGGCCTTTTCCCTACGTTTTGTGTCTCTGCAGACAATGCGCTGCGCGTGACCTCAGATTCAGGTGTGCTCATTGTGGCGAACCTGAGCGGGAAGTTTCAGGATCATAATGTCGCGGTGAAGCTGACCGGCTCACAAAATAACGTCCCCCTTTTCGAGGCCAAGATCGATAGCCTTCGCTCGATGGAAGATACCCCGGCGGATTGGTGGACAGAGGGGTTGGAGATTTACAAAGGCGGGGCAGTACGCATTGGATCCGGAGTCATGTTGGGGCAACGCCTTTCGACGGTGCCACCACAATATCCCGCCAGCGCCAGAGCGCATCACGTTTCCGGAGCGGTCTTGTTGCGCGCCATCATCGGTGAGGACGGTCATATTCGAGAGCTTGAGCCGGTATCCTTCCCCAGCGCTGATCTTGCCCTCGAATCGGTTCGCGCCGTTTCGCAGTGGACGTACAAACCCTACATACTGAACTTCAAGCGCACAGAGGTCGAAACGAGTATTGTGGTGAATTTCAACGTCTACTAG
- a CDS encoding adenine phosphoribosyltransferase translates to MAYEINCEPLKDLIRTVPDFPKPGILFYDITTLLKDPAGFAQLIDAFAAHYIGKDIDVVLGTEARGFIFAPAIAYRLNAGFVPVRKPKKLPAETAKVSYDLEYGSDSLEIHLDAIKPGQRVLLVDDLLATGGTMQATVQLVEKLGGIVAGIAFAIELDFLKGRNKLEGYDVYSLLHYND, encoded by the coding sequence ATGGCATACGAAATCAACTGTGAACCGCTGAAGGACCTCATTCGCACCGTTCCCGACTTCCCCAAGCCTGGAATTCTCTTCTACGACATCACCACGCTGCTCAAGGACCCCGCAGGTTTCGCGCAGCTCATCGATGCCTTCGCCGCACACTACATCGGCAAGGACATCGACGTGGTTCTGGGCACGGAAGCTCGTGGCTTCATCTTCGCTCCGGCCATTGCGTACCGCTTGAACGCGGGCTTTGTGCCCGTTCGCAAGCCCAAAAAGCTTCCTGCTGAAACAGCGAAGGTCAGCTACGACCTCGAGTACGGTTCGGACTCGCTCGAAATCCACCTCGACGCGATCAAGCCCGGCCAGCGTGTCCTGCTCGTCGACGATCTGCTCGCCACCGGCGGCACGATGCAGGCAACCGTGCAGCTTGTCGAGAAGCTCGGCGGCATCGTTGCGGGCATCGCCTTCGCGATCGAGCTCGACTTCCTGAAGGGTCGCAACAAGCTCGAAGGCTATGATGTGTACAGCCTTCTGCACTACAACGACTAA
- a CDS encoding acylphosphatase — translation MVLHFLIRGRVQGVGFRWFVHREAAALELRGWVRNTETGEVETVAAGSPEDLAELRKAVQKGSRGSRVDAVLVHELDESEAAALGPFQIEGAW, via the coding sequence ATGGTGTTGCATTTCCTCATTCGCGGCCGTGTTCAAGGCGTTGGTTTTCGCTGGTTTGTCCATCGTGAAGCAGCTGCGCTGGAACTTCGCGGCTGGGTTCGCAACACCGAAACTGGCGAGGTGGAAACCGTAGCGGCTGGATCGCCGGAAGACCTCGCCGAACTGCGCAAGGCCGTGCAGAAGGGCTCACGCGGAAGCCGCGTCGACGCCGTTCTCGTGCACGAACTCGATGAGAGTGAAGCCGCTGCGCTGGGACCGTTTCAGATCGAAGGAGCCTGGTAA
- the efp gene encoding elongation factor P: protein MAIPATQMRPGMVIKFKDDLHLVFSVEHRTPGNLRAFIQAKLRNIRTGAMFVERFRSPDPIDRVFVEAIKMEFLYNDGDDYYFMDQNTFEQTPLKRDTLGDAVDYLTANLLIEVSFHDGNPVGIELPTSVEMVVVETEPGIKSATASSVTKPAKMETGLVVQVPPFINEGERIKIDTAEGAYMSRA from the coding sequence ATGGCGATTCCCGCCACACAAATGCGTCCCGGCATGGTCATCAAGTTCAAGGATGATCTCCACCTGGTTTTCTCCGTTGAGCACCGTACGCCCGGCAACCTCCGCGCCTTCATCCAGGCCAAGCTGCGCAACATCCGCACGGGTGCCATGTTCGTCGAACGCTTCCGCTCGCCCGATCCCATCGACCGCGTTTTCGTCGAAGCGATCAAGATGGAGTTCCTCTACAACGACGGCGACGACTACTACTTCATGGACCAGAACACCTTCGAGCAGACCCCGCTCAAGCGCGATACGCTGGGCGACGCCGTGGACTACCTCACGGCCAACCTGCTCATCGAAGTGAGCTTCCACGACGGCAACCCGGTCGGCATCGAACTGCCAACCTCTGTCGAAATGGTCGTTGTTGAAACCGAGCCGGGCATCAAGTCGGCAACGGCTTCGTCGGTCACCAAGCCTGCCAAGATGGAAACCGGCCTCGTCGTTCAGGTGCCGCCCTTCATCAACGAAGGCGAGCGCATCAAGATCGACACCGCCGAAGGCGCCTACATGAGCCGCGCATAA
- a CDS encoding response regulator: protein MNPTLLCFDSRKPSIPISADNGGEVENQGAAPRILVVDDEVLIADTIVQILNRSGFIAEAVYGGQEAIEAVRRYCPELVLSDVLMPHVDGVEAAIAIRELCPETRIVLFSGQAATLEILARAHERGHNFELLPKPIHPTQLIKHLRQ from the coding sequence ATGAATCCGACCCTGCTTTGCTTTGACTCCCGCAAGCCTTCCATCCCGATATCCGCCGACAACGGTGGAGAAGTCGAGAACCAGGGAGCTGCTCCGCGAATTCTCGTCGTCGATGATGAAGTGTTGATTGCCGATACGATCGTGCAGATTCTGAACCGCAGCGGTTTTATCGCCGAGGCTGTGTACGGTGGTCAGGAAGCGATCGAAGCGGTTCGCCGTTACTGCCCCGAGTTGGTGCTGAGCGACGTTCTGATGCCCCACGTTGATGGCGTGGAGGCAGCGATTGCGATTCGCGAGCTTTGCCCGGAGACGCGCATCGTGCTCTTCAGTGGCCAGGCTGCAACACTTGAAATTCTTGCCCGCGCGCATGAGCGCGGCCACAACTTTGAGCTTCTTCCGAAGCCGATTCACCCGACGCAGCTCATCAAGCATCTGCGTCAGTAA